From a region of the uncultured Desulfatiglans sp. genome:
- the yscU gene encoding Yop proteins translocation protein U gives MQTKTEHPTPKRLRDARKKGQVAKSREIGSAAAITAAFCVLWAGYDTFLERAKEMVLLPPRFYELTFTEALKRTFDGALQAFISLSLPILGAVFGLLVLSHFIQVGGLFAMEPVKPNLAKLNPVDGFKRLFSIENFVELLKSTGKVLILTLLFSVVIKESVNPLMLAPRFGLSGLLAVLNDVLKQLAACTIAAFLTVALLDYFFQRSRHIKRLMMTREEVKREYREMEGDPILKGRRRELHRELAMADTLEKVKKATVLITNPTRRAIALFYDPEKTRLPVVTAKGEDLLARRMIEVARKEGVPIMENIPLARDLFEQGRLDQYIPQSLIQPVAEVLRWVKKIKEGR, from the coding sequence GGTCGCAAAAAGCAGGGAGATCGGATCCGCGGCAGCCATAACAGCCGCCTTCTGTGTCCTGTGGGCTGGCTATGATACCTTCTTGGAACGGGCAAAAGAAATGGTCCTGCTGCCGCCCCGCTTTTATGAACTGACATTCACCGAAGCCCTGAAACGGACTTTCGACGGAGCCCTCCAAGCCTTTATCAGCCTTTCCCTGCCGATCCTTGGAGCGGTTTTCGGTCTGCTCGTTCTGAGTCACTTCATTCAAGTGGGGGGTCTATTTGCGATGGAACCTGTCAAACCGAACCTGGCGAAACTCAACCCGGTGGACGGATTCAAGCGGCTCTTTTCCATCGAAAATTTTGTCGAACTATTGAAATCGACGGGCAAAGTCTTGATCCTGACCCTGCTGTTCAGCGTGGTGATCAAGGAATCCGTGAACCCCCTGATGCTAGCGCCCCGTTTCGGGCTGAGCGGCCTGTTGGCCGTCCTGAACGATGTTCTCAAACAGCTGGCGGCCTGCACCATCGCTGCCTTTCTGACCGTCGCGCTCCTGGATTACTTTTTCCAGCGGTCCCGGCATATCAAGAGGCTGATGATGACCCGGGAAGAGGTCAAGCGCGAGTACCGGGAAATGGAAGGTGACCCGATTCTGAAAGGTCGGCGGAGAGAACTTCATCGCGAATTGGCCATGGCCGACACCCTCGAAAAGGTCAAAAAGGCGACCGTGCTCATCACCAATCCAACGCGACGGGCGATCGCTCTTTTTTACGATCCGGAAAAGACCCGACTGCCGGTCGTTACAGCCAAAGGCGAAGACCTCCTCGCCAGGCGTATGATCGAGGTCGCCCGAAAGGAGGGCGTTCCCATTATGGAGAACATACCGCTGGCCCGTGATCTCTTCGAGCAGGGGCGCCTCGATCAATATATCCCCCAGTCGTTGATTCAACCCGTAGCCGAGGTCTTGCGATGGGTCAAGAAGATCAAGGAAGGACGTTAG
- a CDS encoding hypothetical protein (Evidence 5 : Unknown function): MIGPLEKPFTHAHSTIPGENPRGKVLAGYSRPPVAHEPAGLPSPSETPGYRGLDPKLPSPDANQSADPHAFSNSLHHFFDLALLFHQMAREMTPQDIQQVVDAAIQRRTLLTEAAQKKEDGADILQNYATDALAVSIAGASFSLGGEKTAALAQSMSSTSQAVSSIGQAKNQTELAKGDKQTAQAEYTRAQQDMSNAFFQSFSQTAQSIRRSLGEMLQAELAAKQAVGKI, from the coding sequence ATGATCGGACCGTTGGAAAAACCTTTTACTCATGCCCACTCGACCATCCCCGGCGAAAATCCGCGTGGGAAGGTCCTCGCGGGATACTCGCGCCCCCCGGTGGCGCATGAACCGGCCGGCCTGCCATCCCCAAGCGAAACACCCGGATACCGCGGTCTAGATCCAAAGCTCCCCAGCCCTGATGCAAATCAGTCGGCAGACCCTCACGCATTCAGCAACAGCCTGCATCATTTTTTTGATCTGGCACTCCTGTTTCATCAGATGGCGAGAGAGATGACGCCTCAGGATATTCAGCAGGTCGTGGATGCAGCCATACAAAGGAGGACTCTGCTGACCGAGGCAGCTCAAAAAAAGGAAGACGGCGCCGACATCCTTCAGAATTATGCCACCGACGCGCTGGCCGTCAGCATCGCAGGGGCATCTTTTTCTCTGGGCGGAGAGAAAACGGCCGCCCTGGCTCAAAGCATGAGCAGCACATCCCAGGCGGTTTCCAGCATCGGGCAGGCAAAAAATCAGACCGAGCTGGCCAAGGGCGACAAACAAACAGCGCAGGCTGAGTACACGCGCGCGCAGCAGGATATGTCGAACGCCTTCTTCCAGTCCTTTAGCCAGACGGCCCAGTCCATCAGACGGTCTCTGGGGGAAATGCTCCAGGCCGAGCTGGCCGCCAAACAGGCCGTAGGAAAGATCTAA
- a CDS encoding hypothetical protein (Evidence 5 : Unknown function), which yields MTLHPFYKERTTALERIMRERDKIDRRFCEIRKRAIKTVLSLDADIPWKDLPETALKELILYGFAPPVESPIGEDGAAHPESGWELRGGFFRGTRI from the coding sequence ATGACGCTCCATCCCTTTTATAAAGAACGGACAACCGCATTGGAGCGGATCATGCGGGAGCGGGACAAAATCGATCGCCGCTTCTGTGAAATCAGGAAGCGGGCGATCAAGACCGTCCTCAGCCTGGACGCAGACATCCCGTGGAAAGATCTGCCGGAAACCGCTTTGAAAGAGCTCATCCTTTATGGATTCGCCCCTCCCGTTGAATCACCAATTGGCGAAGACGGCGCCGCGCATCCCGAGTCCGGATGGGAGCTACGGGGCGGATTTTTTCGAGGCACAAGGATATGA
- a CDS encoding hypothetical protein (Evidence 5 : Unknown function): MISYDNVHAIPLSSVSPNSAREPATPAGATLKTHLKTTDPPSSPAFGHPPSLPAGPTPPVLEHPVVDMADMTLALLLLQDSLAKQTLETGRIMADHHRREMERRQAERVDKFNEWMEKLEEAKSKIQSAGFFGRLGMVLKSFFKGDFEDAGKKLEEAFKENPVTGGLFSATAIPLLIGGGPLGLVTAAALFAPEIMNDPAVQKAMVESYAKTFNMSREDAGKAIAIFTTTVGALWAVGSGSSPVVRGTIVGAFQGEAAYKKYDADTAQADAQEKEAALDQVKADQEFTQSLAETHLELMKTIIESLSRNLRTTMEIIQLEAETAQKVNQAIGAAKRI, from the coding sequence ATGATTTCGTACGACAATGTTCATGCCATCCCTTTGAGTAGCGTATCGCCAAACAGCGCTCGTGAGCCGGCAACACCGGCTGGAGCCACTCTAAAAACACACCTCAAGACAACGGATCCTCCCAGTTCCCCGGCCTTCGGTCATCCGCCCTCCCTGCCGGCCGGCCCCACACCGCCGGTGCTCGAGCATCCGGTTGTCGATATGGCGGACATGACCCTCGCTCTTCTGCTGCTTCAGGACTCCCTGGCCAAACAAACCCTCGAAACCGGCCGTATCATGGCCGACCATCATCGCCGGGAGATGGAGCGCAGGCAGGCAGAGCGCGTGGATAAATTCAACGAGTGGATGGAGAAGCTGGAAGAAGCGAAAAGCAAGATTCAATCAGCAGGCTTTTTCGGGCGCCTGGGCATGGTGCTCAAATCCTTTTTCAAGGGCGACTTCGAAGACGCAGGGAAGAAACTGGAAGAAGCCTTCAAAGAAAACCCTGTTACCGGCGGATTATTCAGCGCCACCGCCATACCGCTCCTTATCGGGGGCGGACCGTTAGGGCTCGTCACTGCCGCGGCCCTATTTGCACCGGAAATCATGAACGACCCCGCGGTCCAAAAAGCCATGGTAGAAAGCTACGCCAAGACCTTCAACATGAGCCGCGAGGACGCGGGAAAGGCGATTGCCATCTTCACCACGACCGTAGGCGCCCTCTGGGCGGTGGGCAGTGGATCTTCGCCCGTGGTCCGAGGCACGATCGTTGGGGCGTTCCAGGGTGAGGCAGCCTATAAGAAATATGACGCGGACACCGCACAAGCGGATGCCCAGGAAAAAGAGGCCGCGCTGGATCAGGTAAAGGCAGATCAAGAGTTCACTCAATCCCTCGCGGAAACCCACTTAGAACTTATGAAAACGATCATCGAAAGCCTGTCGCGTAACCTGCGCACAACGATGGAGATCATCCAGCTCGAGGCCGAAACCGCCCAGAAAGTCAATCAGGCCATCGGTGCGGCGAAAAGAATCTGA
- a CDS encoding hypothetical protein (Evidence 5 : Unknown function), translated as MTSPIDNTGNPQIKSQENLLKEPADSTDRMGSEWKNYDVRRVFQKELPAWKGVLFRVLLDHTGLPVNPDRGYKSKASDYTWKWRNIGIHSEYAAASCLLNLTSLPAFFPLQPNNAYPGGQDWGAQNRPPYRGPIADNRWNEVDFSETRSLSQTGNEFNLSEDLEDFDSLQNTGHPRRVPNQIHGADGPNGDMGHSNEIDKEPISFGDLENIDPSEKTTSPQDDHKRKAPTPFSKDPIQSDDPDGLDSKRQIN; from the coding sequence ATGACGTCACCGATCGACAACACCGGGAATCCGCAAATCAAAAGCCAGGAAAATCTTTTGAAAGAACCGGCCGATTCCACAGATCGGATGGGTTCCGAGTGGAAGAATTATGACGTTCGCAGGGTATTCCAGAAAGAGCTTCCCGCCTGGAAAGGTGTCCTGTTCAGGGTGCTCTTGGATCACACGGGACTTCCCGTAAATCCGGATCGAGGCTACAAAAGCAAGGCCTCCGATTATACGTGGAAGTGGCGAAACATTGGGATCCATTCCGAGTACGCCGCAGCGTCCTGCCTCCTGAACCTGACCTCTTTGCCCGCTTTCTTTCCCTTGCAGCCGAACAATGCCTATCCTGGCGGGCAAGATTGGGGCGCTCAAAACCGCCCGCCTTATAGAGGACCTATTGCGGACAACAGGTGGAACGAGGTCGATTTCTCGGAGACGCGCAGCCTCTCACAAACGGGTAATGAATTCAATTTGTCTGAAGATTTAGAGGATTTCGATTCCTTGCAGAACACCGGCCACCCAAGGAGGGTTCCGAATCAGATTCACGGGGCTGATGGCCCGAATGGGGACATGGGCCATTCCAACGAGATAGATAAGGAACCGATTTCGTTTGGCGATTTGGAGAATATCGATCCCTCAGAAAAAACTACCTCCCCACAAGATGATCATAAACGAAAGGCGCCCACTCCCTTCAGCAAGGATCCAATTCAGTCTGATGACCCTGATGGACTCGATTCCAAGCGACAAATTAATTAG
- a CDS encoding hypothetical protein (Evidence 5 : Unknown function): MGISLCTMADPYRVQMHSAVEGKPVVYPPGYAFGDGTYWYNGMRMTIDKLPDGLGLSNGLYVYQGGEKDRSFFPDGYALNRYLDGMAFKWGDGYVGLGNLPPGQIVEGYGYEGRWYKWDNTLTQAPPDGCLLSNGKYFYKKEEYCFDKLPKGAVFYNGTYVWADEAGQPCLMHLWELPDGAILDNGKFVYHREEVELASIPDGLALSDGTFKCTLPDSVPPTAGKRDIEGRMYLADGTFVPKDRYVYNGRIVSLLEMLLLFRMDAIQEANEAFIQYYDKVRITNDHIRVLNEYMEMLRAIDPDMDGRRTWLGANGMVKGLNSQGEEVTLNFHDWLGELGLSQALRDGEMEVWDDITNTVNWWEGRLEGFKLSIEGKINEFNMQNEEDTILLNQHNNDKQTLVQMYTSDIQKWLQGLRGNLAVGG; encoded by the coding sequence ATGGGAATCAGTCTCTGCACTATGGCCGATCCTTACCGGGTCCAAATGCACAGTGCCGTTGAAGGCAAACCTGTCGTCTATCCCCCCGGTTACGCCTTCGGAGACGGGACCTACTGGTATAACGGCATGCGCATGACCATCGATAAACTGCCCGACGGCCTCGGCCTTTCCAATGGCCTGTACGTGTATCAAGGCGGAGAAAAGGACCGGTCGTTTTTCCCCGACGGATATGCCCTCAATCGCTACTTGGATGGGATGGCATTCAAATGGGGGGACGGTTATGTCGGTCTGGGGAACCTGCCCCCGGGTCAAATCGTGGAAGGCTACGGGTACGAAGGCCGCTGGTACAAATGGGACAACACCTTGACGCAGGCCCCACCGGACGGCTGCCTTCTCTCAAACGGAAAATATTTTTATAAAAAAGAAGAATATTGTTTCGATAAACTTCCCAAGGGCGCGGTCTTTTACAACGGAACCTATGTATGGGCGGATGAGGCGGGACAACCATGCCTCATGCATCTTTGGGAACTCCCTGATGGGGCGATTCTCGACAACGGCAAGTTCGTCTATCACAGAGAGGAAGTCGAATTGGCCTCGATTCCCGATGGTCTGGCCCTCTCCGATGGAACGTTCAAATGCACCCTCCCCGACTCCGTACCCCCAACCGCCGGGAAACGCGATATCGAGGGGCGCATGTACCTTGCCGACGGCACGTTCGTACCCAAGGATCGGTATGTCTATAACGGCCGAATTGTCAGCCTTCTTGAAATGCTCCTGCTCTTCCGCATGGACGCGATTCAGGAAGCCAATGAAGCGTTCATTCAGTATTACGACAAGGTCCGCATCACAAACGATCATATTCGTGTGCTGAATGAATACATGGAAATGCTGCGCGCCATAGATCCGGATATGGACGGCAGGCGAACTTGGCTTGGTGCAAATGGAATGGTAAAAGGCCTGAACAGTCAAGGCGAAGAAGTGACCCTCAATTTCCATGATTGGCTTGGAGAACTCGGTCTGTCGCAGGCGCTGAGAGATGGTGAAATGGAGGTTTGGGACGATATCACGAACACGGTAAACTGGTGGGAAGGGAGGCTGGAAGGGTTCAAGCTGAGCATCGAGGGCAAAATCAATGAATTCAACATGCAGAACGAGGAGGACACGATTCTGCTCAATCAGCACAACAACGATAAACAGACCCTGGTACAGATGTACACATCCGACATACAAAAATGGCTACAGGGACTTCGGGGCAATCTGGCGGTCGGCGGTTGA
- a CDS encoding hypothetical protein (Evidence 5 : Unknown function) — protein MFLEWLQPVLPAHERCLAIRYSKGWHEHCRTKSFFTSAIGNRQFFKGNPDYAGNEHPSKKHTGLSGCHLMPSADQESQNLHKDRGIMH, from the coding sequence GTGTTTTTAGAGTGGCTCCAGCCGGTGTTGCCGGCTCACGAGCGCTGTTTGGCGATACGCTACTCAAAGGGATGGCATGAACATTGTCGTACGAAATCATTTTTCACCTCTGCAATAGGGAATCGGCAGTTTTTCAAGGGGAACCCGGATTACGCCGGCAATGAACATCCAAGCAAGAAACATACCGGTTTGAGTGGGTGCCATTTGATGCCTTCTGCGGATCAAGAGAGTCAGAATTTGCACAAAGATAGGGGCATCATGCATTGA
- a CDS encoding hypothetical protein (Evidence 5 : Unknown function) produces MRRARFRNIQGRLAKSADTSGRAEPVRNTSDDVCEQPLHQNGDALAAETQNPSLRSAYPGSTRKGAARSDGGIEENVLETIYALGYSLYTQARYPDAQKIFALLVLVNPHVYKYWFGLASCNQMAGHPELAAAAYCFATHTEPSKPDAHLHLGLCLLGLGDRKAARESLRRAADAARNDKNGLLEQRAVLILQTLDSAKPTGG; encoded by the coding sequence ATGAGACGGGCAAGGTTCAGGAACATCCAAGGACGACTGGCGAAGAGCGCAGACACAAGCGGTCGAGCCGAACCGGTTAGAAATACATCCGATGACGTATGCGAACAGCCACTCCATCAGAACGGAGATGCCCTCGCAGCAGAAACGCAAAACCCCTCGCTACGAAGCGCTTACCCCGGATCAACCCGAAAAGGGGCAGCCCGATCGGACGGCGGCATCGAGGAAAACGTCCTCGAGACGATTTACGCTTTGGGCTATAGCCTTTATACCCAGGCAAGGTATCCCGACGCACAAAAGATCTTCGCGCTGCTCGTCCTCGTGAACCCCCATGTCTATAAATACTGGTTCGGACTCGCTTCCTGCAACCAAATGGCCGGACATCCGGAATTGGCTGCAGCCGCCTATTGCTTCGCCACCCATACGGAACCCAGTAAACCGGATGCCCATCTGCACCTGGGCCTGTGCCTCCTGGGGCTGGGCGATCGAAAGGCCGCCCGGGAAAGCCTCCGGAGGGCCGCCGACGCGGCTCGAAATGACAAGAACGGTCTTCTGGAGCAAAGGGCCGTTCTGATCCTGCAGACCCTCGACTCCGCTAAACCAACTGGAGGATAA